Proteins encoded within one genomic window of Deltaproteobacteria bacterium:
- a CDS encoding HAMP domain-containing protein, with protein MKTFRPGLRTQILLSLTLLLVAAMISTSFVVTRIRERDLLQHKVADGKAVVKKMQLAIKELSRGQGPPPLELVRERLRNGATWMAPSRLFGQIIVMGRDGTLWVGNQGPDRSVKPGDPEIASVLRTGKGTTRISRNRGILTVTAPLFAGGRSIAAIQVPVRIDRVVHGLRRAQQLIWFYIGLNVFVLLVFGTFLLSRMVIRPIKRLVKTADHFEDTQRFSHETEANHSEIAHLAISLNRMLKRLAENKKQMEAQIRSLKQANEEILRSEKLSSVGRLAAGMAHEVGNPIGAILGYANLLRTHVEKNQEARDFLARIEKEIARIDTIVRELLDFSRPSPGSSVPVDVNALVSESAAFFSHQKLTSSVEIETCLEENIRMVWANPDQLKQVLINLMLNANDAMEKGGRITIAASQTLWPGAREKSPDKGSAGFAQIAVSDTGKGIPKSKLNDVFDPFYTTKPPGKGTGLGLAISLRIVEAFGGAISVESVEGKGSTFKIRLPLERRV; from the coding sequence TTGAAAACCTTCAGGCCCGGACTCCGGACCCAAATCTTGCTGAGCTTGACCCTGCTTCTAGTCGCTGCCATGATCTCGACCAGCTTCGTTGTCACACGGATCAGGGAACGGGACCTGCTTCAGCACAAGGTGGCTGACGGAAAGGCAGTGGTTAAAAAGATGCAGTTGGCCATTAAAGAGCTATCAAGAGGCCAAGGGCCACCCCCTTTGGAACTTGTCAGGGAACGCCTTAGAAACGGCGCCACATGGATGGCCCCCTCCAGGCTATTCGGACAGATCATTGTGATGGGAAGAGACGGCACGCTGTGGGTGGGCAACCAAGGTCCGGATCGGTCTGTAAAGCCTGGCGACCCTGAAATCGCCTCGGTCCTGCGCACGGGAAAAGGGACCACCCGGATATCCAGAAACCGCGGTATCCTCACCGTTACAGCGCCCCTTTTTGCCGGGGGGCGATCCATCGCGGCTATACAGGTACCTGTTCGTATTGACAGGGTTGTACACGGGTTGAGACGGGCGCAACAGCTCATCTGGTTTTACATAGGGCTAAATGTCTTTGTCCTCCTTGTCTTTGGAACCTTTCTCCTTTCGAGAATGGTAATACGCCCTATCAAACGTCTTGTTAAGACCGCCGATCACTTTGAAGACACGCAACGGTTCTCACATGAAACGGAGGCTAATCACAGCGAGATTGCCCACCTCGCCATATCTCTTAACCGGATGCTCAAACGCCTGGCTGAGAACAAGAAGCAGATGGAGGCGCAGATCCGTTCCCTGAAACAGGCAAACGAGGAAATTCTGCGCTCAGAAAAGCTCTCTTCCGTAGGCAGACTTGCCGCAGGTATGGCACACGAAGTTGGCAATCCCATTGGAGCAATCCTGGGGTACGCCAATCTCCTGAGAACTCACGTGGAAAAAAACCAAGAGGCAAGAGACTTTCTCGCACGGATCGAAAAAGAGATTGCCAGGATTGACACAATCGTCCGGGAACTTCTCGATTTCTCGAGACCATCGCCTGGCTCCTCCGTCCCTGTCGATGTCAATGCCCTGGTCTCAGAAAGCGCTGCTTTTTTTTCTCACCAAAAACTCACGAGTTCTGTTGAAATTGAAACCTGCCTGGAGGAAAATATAAGGATGGTGTGGGCCAACCCGGACCAACTTAAGCAGGTCTTGATTAACCTCATGTTAAACGCAAATGACGCAATGGAAAAAGGTGGCCGTATCACCATTGCCGCCAGTCAGACCCTTTGGCCTGGGGCAAGAGAGAAAAGTCCTGACAAGGGCTCGGCAGGGTTTGCCCAGATCGCTGTTTCTGACACAGGCAAGGGGATCCCCAAATCCAAACTCAACGACGTCTTTGACCCCTTTTACACCACAAAACCTCCGGGCAAAGGCACCGGCCTTGGGCTCGCCATCAGTCTTCGCATTGTTGAGGCTTTTGGCGGCGCCATCAGCGTGGAAAGCGTTGAGGGGAAGGGAAGCACCTTTAAAATCAGACTGCCCTTGGAGCGCAGAGTATGA
- the alr gene encoding alanine racemase, translated as MIANEVIVDLGAIRNNFFEIKRLAGPGSRVIAVIKSDAYGHGMIPVAQILESSGVDSFGVFELEEALDLRKAHCNIPILLMKGITADEVSAAVEKRLTVALFQQDIAEKLSGTALKQGTVTPVHVKIDTGMGRLGVPWEDASDFLQGLLSLNGLLLEGIFSHCAVADVPDHPFTDEQIGRFLQVVKKSKQLGVCSQAVHLANSGALLAKKGIDLGMVRPGILLYGSPPAEGLAGADSFKPAMTFKSRVTQVKKVPAGASISYGCTYRTRSTSTIATVPVGYDDGYSRMLSNKGEVLIHGKRVPIVGRVCMNLTMVDVSSLDGVSVGDEVVLLGAQGKERITAEELARKIGTISYEVYCMIGKNNRRVHVDSQKRQQII; from the coding sequence ATGATAGCAAACGAGGTAATCGTCGACCTGGGCGCCATCAGGAACAATTTCTTTGAGATCAAGCGATTGGCAGGCCCCGGGAGCCGCGTCATCGCCGTCATTAAGTCAGATGCCTATGGGCACGGCATGATCCCAGTGGCCCAAATCCTTGAGTCATCAGGCGTTGATTCCTTTGGGGTATTTGAACTGGAAGAGGCCTTGGACCTGAGAAAGGCCCATTGCAACATCCCGATTTTACTTATGAAGGGCATCACTGCGGATGAAGTTTCAGCCGCTGTTGAAAAAAGGCTCACGGTGGCTCTTTTTCAACAGGACATAGCGGAAAAACTCTCCGGGACGGCCCTTAAACAAGGCACGGTCACTCCGGTCCATGTGAAGATAGACACTGGCATGGGGCGCCTGGGCGTGCCATGGGAAGATGCGTCAGATTTCCTGCAAGGCCTTTTGTCCTTAAACGGTCTTTTGCTCGAAGGGATATTTTCGCACTGTGCTGTCGCCGATGTGCCCGATCACCCCTTCACGGATGAGCAGATTGGCAGATTCTTACAGGTAGTCAAAAAGAGCAAACAACTTGGGGTGTGCTCCCAGGCGGTTCATCTTGCAAACAGCGGCGCTCTTTTGGCAAAAAAGGGCATTGATCTCGGCATGGTGCGGCCCGGCATACTCCTCTACGGATCGCCGCCCGCTGAAGGCTTGGCTGGGGCAGATTCCTTCAAGCCGGCCATGACCTTCAAATCCAGGGTAACTCAGGTAAAAAAAGTCCCCGCCGGCGCCTCCATCAGTTACGGTTGTACCTACAGAACCCGCTCAACTTCTACCATTGCCACTGTCCCTGTAGGCTACGATGACGGATACAGCCGAATGCTCTCAAACAAAGGAGAAGTGCTCATCCATGGGAAAAGAGTGCCCATCGTGGGTCGTGTTTGCATGAACCTGACCATGGTGGATGTGTCTTCACTGGACGGTGTCTCCGTGGGCGATGAGGTGGTTCTTTTGGGAGCCCAGGGAAAAGAGCGGATAACTGCCGAAGAGCTGGCAAGAAAAATCGGAACCATTAGCTACGAAGTCTACTGCATGATCGGAAAAAACAACCGTCGTGTCCATGTGGATTCACAGAAAAGACAACAAATCATATAA
- the pssA gene encoding CDP-diacylglycerol--serine O-phosphatidyltransferase, which produces MKRKKRSKNKDSHRRIYLLPNLMTSANLFCGFYALIAAIQGHFVKSAIAIMVAALFDALDGKIARVTRTVSKFGLEYDSLCDAISFGVAPGILVYLWALQPFGRLGWLAALLFVACGTLRLARFNIQVDRVSSDYFTGLPIPAAAFMIASTVLLLYRLGGGGTTKHVTILIMIYVLSFLMVSTIKYYSFKRPGLFKTMRFNMLVLVILFSIVVAAEPSVTFFLFMLAYILSGPFMTLWLRKKNHKKEGGPNDSVDVPSQEPV; this is translated from the coding sequence ATGAAGAGAAAAAAACGGTCCAAGAACAAAGATTCGCACCGCAGGATCTATCTCCTGCCTAACTTGATGACCTCTGCTAACCTTTTCTGCGGCTTCTATGCTCTTATTGCCGCCATTCAGGGCCATTTTGTAAAGAGCGCCATTGCCATCATGGTTGCGGCCCTCTTTGATGCCCTTGACGGAAAGATAGCTCGCGTCACCCGTACCGTGAGTAAGTTCGGCCTTGAATATGATTCCCTATGTGATGCCATCTCTTTTGGGGTGGCGCCTGGTATTTTGGTCTATCTTTGGGCACTGCAACCATTTGGCAGGCTAGGGTGGTTAGCTGCTCTTTTGTTTGTTGCCTGCGGCACTTTACGCCTGGCACGGTTTAACATCCAGGTCGATCGTGTTAGCAGCGACTATTTCACGGGCCTGCCCATTCCGGCGGCGGCCTTCATGATAGCCTCTACAGTTCTCCTGTTGTACCGTTTAGGTGGGGGCGGGACCACAAAACATGTGACCATCCTCATCATGATCTACGTGTTGTCATTCTTGATGGTCAGTACCATCAAGTATTACAGTTTTAAGCGTCCAGGACTTTTCAAGACAATGAGATTCAACATGCTGGTGTTAGTGATTCTTTTCTCAATAGTGGTTGCAGCAGAGCCAAGCGTTACTTTCTTTCTTTTTATGCTTGCCTATATCCTTTCAGGCCCCTTTATGACTCTGTGGCTTCGTAAGAAA
- a CDS encoding phosphatidylserine decarboxylase family protein codes for MSFFSHLRPENKRAFPVASEGLPLIVSSAFVTVYLAALGLSMVALFFAAVTCFIVFFFRDPDRVIPSEDRAVVSPADGKVVEVRVVSESDVAREKMLKVSVFMSVFNVHVNRIPTDGTVVDISYYPGRFFSANLDKASKDNERNAVSLDIGSGRRLVVVQVAGLIARRIVCRIQKGDHLRRGQRFGIICFGSRLDVYLPSDTKPAVSVGDKVLAGTSILGHLT; via the coding sequence ATGAGTTTTTTTTCGCATCTTAGACCAGAAAACAAAAGGGCCTTTCCAGTGGCTTCTGAGGGGCTTCCGCTCATAGTTTCGTCGGCCTTTGTAACCGTCTATCTGGCTGCCTTGGGCCTAAGCATGGTGGCGCTGTTTTTCGCGGCGGTTACTTGTTTTATCGTTTTCTTCTTCAGGGATCCGGACCGTGTAATTCCTAGCGAAGACAGGGCAGTGGTCTCTCCCGCTGACGGCAAAGTTGTTGAGGTCAGGGTTGTCAGCGAGAGTGATGTTGCCCGTGAGAAAATGCTTAAGGTCAGTGTCTTCATGTCCGTGTTTAATGTCCATGTCAACCGCATACCAACGGATGGCACGGTGGTTGATATATCCTATTATCCCGGAAGATTCTTTTCCGCTAATCTGGATAAGGCCTCCAAAGACAATGAACGCAATGCTGTTAGCTTAGACATTGGAAGCGGACGCAGGCTCGTAGTGGTTCAGGTGGCGGGCCTGATTGCAAGACGCATCGTTTGCAGAATACAGAAGGGAGACCACTTGAGGCGCGGGCAGCGCTTTGGCATTATCTGTTTCGGATCTCGCCTGGATGTCTATCTTCCATCGGATACAAAACCTGCCGTATCTGTGGGGGATAAGGTATTGGCTGGAACCTCGATTTTGGGGCATTTGACATGA
- the tsaB gene encoding tRNA (adenosine(37)-N6)-threonylcarbamoyltransferase complex dimerization subunit type 1 TsaB: MIVLAIDTSTQTGGVAVLRGDSLLAQVQATSTRTHAKRLMLAVDSALRMAGMGVDECDGLAVTTGPGSFTGLRIGISAVKGLGFAMGKPVAGVSTLDVLAYQFPWFPDLVCPMLDARKEEIYTALYRCSRDAGLEKIASDCAVEPTQWLMQIKAPCLFVGDGAVVYRDLIEECLGSRAQFAPPYLNTLQASVVAYIGMKQIERGETTDVALLAPNYLRKSDAEIKLEKGRLVDK; encoded by the coding sequence ATGATAGTTCTCGCCATTGATACGTCGACTCAGACCGGAGGCGTTGCAGTTCTTAGAGGCGACAGCCTTCTTGCTCAAGTTCAGGCGACCAGCACAAGGACACACGCAAAACGACTTATGTTGGCTGTAGATTCTGCCTTGCGCATGGCGGGTATGGGTGTGGATGAATGCGACGGGCTTGCTGTTACCACTGGTCCGGGAAGTTTCACCGGCCTGCGCATCGGGATCAGTGCTGTCAAAGGACTCGGGTTTGCTATGGGAAAACCGGTTGCCGGTGTTTCCACACTGGATGTCCTGGCGTACCAGTTTCCATGGTTTCCTGATCTCGTCTGCCCTATGCTGGATGCCCGGAAGGAGGAGATCTACACAGCTCTTTACAGGTGCAGTCGTGATGCAGGCTTGGAGAAGATAGCTTCGGATTGCGCAGTTGAGCCAACGCAATGGCTTATGCAGATTAAAGCTCCCTGTCTTTTTGTCGGTGATGGCGCTGTCGTATACAGGGATCTGATTGAAGAGTGCCTTGGATCCCGTGCCCAATTTGCGCCGCCCTATCTTAATACACTGCAGGCTTCGGTAGTGGCTTACATCGGAATGAAGCAAATTGAACGGGGTGAGACTACTGACGTTGCTTTGCTTGCTCCCAATTACTTGCGTAAGTCGGATGCGGAGATAAAGCTGGAAAAAGGACGGTTGGTTGACAAATAA
- a CDS encoding prepilin peptidase — protein sequence MCVGSFLNVCIHRLPRSLSLIHPRSMCPVCGARIAFYDNIPVLSYLWLRGRCRHCQAAISSRYPVVELAAGLFAVAIFIRYGLAWEAFCLYVLVAALLVITFIDIDHQIIPDVITYPGIVLGFLSSFVTGHITYKDSLMGIFLGGGILLLVASAYYYLTKKEGMGGGDVKLLAMIGAFLGWKGAVFTIFVGSAVGTVLGIAVALRTQSGRKTVVPFGPFLSLGALLYLFHGPEIVDWYMALMR from the coding sequence ATGTGTGTCGGTAGTTTCCTCAACGTGTGCATTCACCGTCTTCCCCGATCACTCTCCCTGATCCACCCTCGATCCATGTGTCCTGTCTGCGGGGCCAGAATCGCCTTTTACGATAACATTCCGGTCTTGAGTTATCTTTGGCTTCGGGGACGGTGTCGCCACTGCCAAGCGGCAATATCCTCGAGATATCCCGTGGTTGAGCTTGCTGCGGGCCTGTTTGCAGTTGCGATCTTCATCAGATACGGCCTGGCCTGGGAAGCCTTTTGTTTGTATGTCCTGGTGGCTGCGCTGCTCGTCATTACGTTCATAGATATCGATCATCAAATCATTCCGGACGTAATTACTTATCCGGGCATTGTCCTCGGATTCCTTTCTTCCTTTGTGACAGGGCACATCACTTACAAAGATTCCCTTATGGGGATTTTCTTGGGTGGAGGCATCCTCTTGTTGGTTGCCTCAGCGTACTATTATCTCACCAAAAAAGAGGGTATGGGCGGTGGGGATGTCAAGCTTCTTGCCATGATTGGGGCATTTTTGGGGTGGAAAGGGGCCGTTTTTACCATTTTTGTTGGCTCAGCCGTTGGAACCGTCCTGGGCATAGCCGTGGCTCTGCGCACGCAAAGCGGACGAAAAACGGTGGTCCCCTTTGGGCCATTTCTTAGCCTGGGAGCCTTGCTTTACTTGTTTCACGGGCCGGAAATAGTGGACTGGTACATGGCCTTAATGAGGTAG
- the lon gene encoding endopeptidase La: protein MGQIDTEDSIDVIQEDGETIDIPEELPLLPVRDIVVFNHMVLPLFVGRDRSVRAVDTAMAKDRLLLLATQRKSSVENPKPDEIFAVGTVAVILRMLKLPDGRAKLLVQGLAKARIAEYTEKKPFYQVKIEKIVEEQAEEMSLETEALMRNVCEQGVKILELRGELSSDVGAILHSIDDPIRLADLVASNLLLKTEDAQALLEMNNPVQKLHRVNDLLSKELEVSAMQAKIQSHAREEISKTQREYFLREEMRAIHKELGDTDERAKEVSEYRKKIKKAKMSKEAEKEAGKQLKRLDQMHPDAAEASIVRTYLDWLVEVPWSKSTKDVLDVKKAQGVLDEDHFDLEKVKDRILEYLSVRKLNKAMKGPILCFVGPPGVGKTSLGRSIARAMNRKFFRISLGGVRDEAEIRGHRRTYIGALPGRILQGLKQCGKNNPVFMMDEVDKIGADFRGDPAAALLEVLDPEQNVSFSDHYLNVPFDLSKVMFITTANLADPIPSALRDRMEIIELSGYTEEEKLFIAQKFLIPRQIKENGITRKHISMGSEAVRKIISEYTLEAGLRNLEREIANICRKVARKVAEGEKGIFKVTCANLHRYLGVPKYLPELDQECHEIGVSTGLAWTQAGGEVLYIEASTMKGKGELTLTGQLGEVMQESARAAFSFARSHAKSLGFRANFYQDTDIHIHVPAGAIPKDGPSAGVTMAVALVSALSGRPVSRDIAMTGEITLRGRVLLVGGLKEKALAALRANVQKIIIPEKNKKDLVEIPPNIRRKVTFIPVSHMDKVLEIALHRKPRKKGPRAR from the coding sequence ATGGGGCAAATAGACACCGAGGACTCAATCGACGTTATTCAAGAAGATGGGGAGACTATAGACATCCCTGAGGAACTTCCCCTCCTTCCCGTTCGGGATATTGTTGTGTTTAATCATATGGTTCTTCCCCTGTTTGTGGGCAGAGACAGGTCTGTTCGGGCCGTAGATACAGCGATGGCCAAAGATCGCCTTCTCCTTCTTGCCACACAACGAAAGTCTTCGGTCGAAAACCCGAAACCTGATGAGATCTTCGCGGTTGGCACGGTCGCCGTGATCCTGCGTATGCTCAAACTGCCCGACGGTAGAGCCAAGTTGTTGGTTCAGGGACTGGCCAAAGCACGGATCGCAGAATACACTGAGAAAAAACCTTTCTATCAGGTAAAGATCGAAAAGATCGTGGAAGAGCAAGCCGAAGAGATGAGCCTTGAGACCGAAGCCCTGATGCGAAATGTGTGCGAGCAAGGGGTGAAGATTCTTGAGCTCCGAGGCGAGCTGAGCAGTGATGTGGGCGCTATTCTTCACAGTATTGATGATCCGATCCGTTTGGCCGACCTGGTAGCCTCAAACCTCCTGCTGAAGACAGAAGACGCCCAGGCCCTTCTGGAAATGAACAACCCCGTTCAGAAGCTTCATCGAGTAAATGATCTCCTGAGCAAAGAACTGGAGGTTTCTGCTATGCAAGCCAAGATCCAGTCGCATGCCAGGGAAGAGATATCAAAGACCCAACGGGAGTACTTTCTCAGGGAAGAGATGCGAGCCATCCACAAAGAATTGGGTGATACGGACGAAAGGGCCAAGGAGGTTTCAGAGTACAGGAAGAAAATAAAAAAGGCGAAGATGTCTAAGGAAGCGGAAAAGGAGGCTGGTAAACAGCTAAAGCGCCTCGATCAGATGCACCCTGATGCGGCCGAGGCCTCCATTGTGCGGACGTATCTCGATTGGCTGGTAGAAGTCCCGTGGAGCAAGTCAACCAAAGATGTGCTGGATGTGAAAAAGGCCCAGGGGGTTCTCGATGAAGACCACTTTGATCTGGAAAAGGTGAAGGACCGTATCCTTGAATACTTAAGCGTCCGAAAACTGAACAAGGCCATGAAAGGCCCAATACTCTGCTTTGTGGGGCCGCCCGGTGTGGGCAAGACCTCACTTGGAAGATCCATTGCAAGGGCCATGAACAGGAAGTTTTTCCGTATCTCCTTGGGTGGTGTTCGGGATGAGGCCGAAATCAGGGGCCACCGTCGCACTTACATCGGGGCCCTGCCGGGTCGAATTCTGCAGGGCTTAAAGCAGTGCGGCAAGAACAATCCGGTGTTTATGATGGATGAAGTGGACAAGATCGGCGCCGATTTTCGCGGGGACCCCGCTGCGGCCCTACTGGAAGTCCTTGACCCGGAACAAAATGTTAGTTTTAGCGACCACTATTTGAACGTCCCCTTTGATTTGTCAAAAGTCATGTTTATCACCACAGCAAATCTTGCCGATCCTATTCCCTCAGCCCTAAGGGATCGCATGGAGATCATTGAACTGTCCGGATACACGGAAGAGGAAAAGCTTTTTATTGCACAAAAGTTTTTGATCCCGCGTCAAATTAAGGAGAATGGCATCACAAGAAAACATATAAGCATGGGCTCCGAAGCGGTGCGGAAGATCATATCAGAATACACCCTGGAGGCCGGCCTCAGGAACCTGGAGCGCGAGATAGCCAACATTTGCCGCAAGGTGGCCCGGAAAGTGGCAGAGGGGGAGAAAGGCATATTTAAAGTGACCTGTGCCAACCTCCATCGCTACCTGGGTGTTCCGAAATACCTCCCGGAATTGGACCAGGAGTGCCATGAGATTGGCGTGTCCACCGGGCTTGCCTGGACCCAAGCAGGTGGGGAAGTTCTCTATATAGAGGCCTCCACGATGAAAGGCAAGGGGGAATTGACCCTGACAGGTCAATTGGGCGAGGTCATGCAGGAGTCGGCAAGGGCGGCCTTCAGTTTTGCCCGATCTCATGCCAAGAGTCTCGGCTTTAGGGCAAATTTCTACCAGGACACGGACATTCATATCCATGTTCCTGCAGGGGCCATTCCCAAGGACGGACCTTCAGCCGGGGTCACCATGGCCGTGGCTCTCGTCTCAGCCTTGAGCGGGAGGCCTGTAAGCAGAGATATTGCTATGACAGGCGAAATCACTCTTCGGGGGCGTGTACTGCTTGTGGGGGGACTGAAGGAAAAGGCGCTGGCTGCCCTCAGAGCGAACGTCCAGAAGATCATCATACCGGAAAAAAACAAAAAGGATTTGGTCGAGATTCCCCCAAATATCAGGCGCAAAGTCACCTTTATCCCGGTGAGTCACATGGACAAGGTCCTGGAGATTGCCCTTCATCGAAAGCCCCGAAAGAAAGGGCCGAGAGCAAGGTGA
- a CDS encoding DUF465 domain-containing protein, translating to MEKRDRELIDLLIKENEILEKYVQAHQQYEKQLEDYNRHPYLSTEEWVERKRIQKLKLAGRDKIEQILAEHRRTKEKLAQGSVS from the coding sequence ATGGAGAAGAGAGACCGGGAACTGATCGACCTGTTAATCAAGGAAAATGAGATCCTGGAAAAATATGTGCAGGCGCACCAACAGTACGAAAAGCAACTGGAAGATTATAACAGGCATCCTTATTTGTCTACAGAAGAATGGGTGGAACGTAAGAGAATCCAGAAGCTGAAGCTGGCAGGCCGGGACAAGATTGAGCAAATCCTGGCCGAACATCGGAGGACGAAAGAGAAACTGGCCCAGGGCAGCGTTTCTTAA